A window of Bacillus rossius redtenbacheri isolate Brsri chromosome 4 unlocalized genomic scaffold, Brsri_v3 Brsri_v3_scf4_1, whole genome shotgun sequence contains these coding sequences:
- the LOC134541618 gene encoding somatostatin receptor type 5-like: MAAMVTAWSPADYNASSTTDSFLDDANTSARANASAMDRECDTDQPTLLLITQVLYAAVCIVGLLGNSLVIYVVLRFSKMQTVTNMYIVNLAVADECFLIGVPFLLATMNLRFWPFGNIMCKAYMTTTSVNQFTSSIFLTIMSADRYIAVCHPISAPKIRTPFISKVVSASAWTASALLMIPIFMYANIMESENNISCNILWPESENISSQTAFTLYTFILGFSIPLMLISVFYILVIRKLKTVGPKNKSKEKKKSHRKVTKLVLTVITVYVFCWLPYWLTQVALIFTPPKQCQSRVSITIFLLAGCLSYSNSAMNPILYAFLSDNFKKSFLKACTCATGQDVNNVLHMENSVFPRRQHRQGGSERQRPARTAALEAGGGGETGPLVSKADSSVTTMTMTSRSNITASTDAKDTAGKDPAADTVLKNGQQPTRV; the protein is encoded by the coding sequence ATGGCCGCGATGGTGACGGCGTGGTCGCCCGCCGACTACAACGCCTCCTCCACCACGGACAGCTTCCTGGACGACGCGAACACGTCGGCGCGCGCCAACGCGTCGGCGATGGACCGCGAGTGCGACACGGACCAGCCCACGCTGCTGCTCATCACCCAGGTGCTGTACGCGGCCGTCTGCATCGTGGGGCTGCTCGGCAACAGCCTCGTCATCTACGTGGTGCTGCGCTTCTCCAAGATGCAGACAGTCACCAACATGTACATAGTGAACCTCGCCGTGGCGGACGAGTGCTTCCTCATCGGCGTGCCCTTCCTGCTGGCCACCATGAACCTGCGCTTCTGGCCCTTCGGCAACATCATGTGCAAGGCGTACATGACGACGACGAGCGTGAACCAGTTCACCAGCAGCATCTTCCTCACCATCATGAGCGCCGACCGCTACATCGCCGTCTGCCACCCCATCTCCGCGCCCAAGATCCGCACGCCCTTCATCTCCAAGGTGGTGTCCGCCTCGGCGTGGACCGCCAGCGCGCTGCTCATGATCCCCATCTTCATGTACGCCAACATCATGGAGAGCGAGAACAACATCAGCTGCAACATCCTGTGGCCCGAGAGCGAGAACATCAGCAGCCAGACCGCCTTCACGCTCTACACCTTCATCCTGGGCTTCTCCATCCCGCTCATGCTCATCTCCGTGTTCTACATCCTGGTGATCAGGAAGCTGAAGACGGTCGGGCCCAAGAACAAGTCCAAGGAGAAGAAGAAGTCGCACCGCAAGGTGACCAAGCTGGTGCTGACGGTGATCACGGTGTACGTGTTCTGCTGGCTGCCGTACTGGCTGACGCAGGTGGCGCTGATCTTCACGCCGCCAAAGCAGTGCCAGTCGCGGGTGTCCATCACCATCTTCCTGCTGGCGGGCTGCCTGAGCTACTCCAACTCGGCCATGAACCCCATCCTGTACGCCTTCCTCAGCGACAACTTCAAGAAGAGCTTCCTGAAGGCGTGCACGTGCGCCACGGGGCAGGACGTGAACAACGTGCTGCACATGGAGAACAGCGTGTTCCCGCGGCGGCAGCACCGGCAGGGCGGGTCGGAGCGCCAGCGGCCCGCCAGGACGGCGGCGCTGGAggcgggcgggggcggcgagACGGGCCCGCTGGTCAGCAAGGCGGACAGCTCCGTCACCACCATGACCATGACCTCGCGCTCCAACATCACCGCCAGCACGGACGCCAAGGACACGGCCGGCAAGGACCCGGCCGCCGACACGGTGCTCAAGAACGGCCAGCAGCCCACCCGGGTGTAG
- the LOC134541619 gene encoding protein G12-like, with product MKVLVVLVAVLGFTYGASVASDTNSTLQADFDAIISTIPIKNVTNLVLNYVANDKEAQDFISWISGAKFAVIWKAIFNSSEVKELMAWAYAHGVPIYKDINKFADLISMDHVSPRAGSTLGGVASFLDELFAMVNPQQLIANIKKQVAASADFKEFYDRLSSEQFHAFVHKIYRMKELQDQLTVLKIRNVPVEKIVTEIANVLGWKNL from the exons ATGAAGGTCCTCGTGGTGCTGGTAGCCGTTCTGGGCTTCACGTATGGAGCCTCCGTCGCAA GCGACACCAACAGCACACTGCAGGCCGACTTCGACGCAATCATCTCCACCATCCCGATCAAGAACGTGACGAATCTGGTCCTCAACTATGTGGCCAACGACAAGGAGGCGCAGGATTTCATCAGCTGGATTTCCGGCGCCAAGTTCGCCGTCATCTGGAAGGCCATCTTCAACTCGTCCGAGGTCAAAGAG CTGATGGCCTGGGCTTACGCGCACGGCGTGCCGATCTACAAGGACATCAACAAGTTCGCCGACCTGATAAGCATGGATCACGTGTCGCCGCGCGCGGGGTCCACCCTCGGGGGCGTGGCCAGCTTCCTGGACGAGCTCTTCGCCATGGTCAACCCGCAGCAGCTGATCGCCAACATCAAGAAGCAGGTGGCCGCCAGCGCCGACTTCAAGGAGTTCTACGACCGCCTCAGCAGCGAGCAGTTCCAC gcatttGTTCACAAGATCTACAGGATGAAGGAGCTTCAAGACCAATTAACGGTGCTGAAAATACGAAACGTCCCTGTGGAAAAGATCGTCACCGAAATCGCAAATGTTTTGGGATGGAAAAACCTCTGA